TATTTTTCTCTTAACGAATCAATTATTTCAAACTCACATCTTTTGTAATAACAAATTCCTTGTTTGCACCAGCTCCTTTCACTAAGTAACCTTTTTTTAATCGTTCAATTTCGACCTCCTGTTTAGCTACTATCAAGCGTAGCCGATCAACTTCACTTAACGTTTTACTAGTATGAATTGCAGCATAATGGTTACCTTTTTTCTTATTATTTACTAATCCCTGTTCACCTTCATCTAGATATTTTTGAATCCAAATATACAACATACCACCTGAAATATTTTCTTCCTTTGCTAAAGCTATTCTTCCAATACCTTCATTTAAATAACGTTTCACAATTCTGAGCTTATCTTCTTTGTCCCATTTGCGATTAGACCCACCTTTTGGTCTTCCTATTCCCATTTAATCACATCCTCTTATTTTTTATTATAACAAAAAAGTAGACATACTTTTTTAATGTCTACTTTCATCTTACAACTTCAAAGAAACTTCCTAACCTATAAAAATATTCTTAACTTGTCATAATCCTGTCACAAATAATTATTATAATAAAGCTATAAAGTAGTTAAAGCATTATTATTTACCCCTTAAATAATAAATATAACCCAGTATTCAAGATAAGCTGTTACCCATTAACAGATTATCCTTTTTATTTTATGTGATTGAGATATAAAATCTTCACGTGATTCAATTGGTAAATCAAGTAGTGCAAATATTTTAAACTGTCCCAACGTTGAGACACCTACTATAATATAAAAATAAAGGAATAGTAAGAGAATTTTCTTACTGTTCCTTTATCTAATAATTGCTAATTAGATTTTTGATATAATACTATTATGACAGAAATTTTTTCGCAATAAGTATACTAAATATCCATAAGCAAATAATTATAATAAGTATTAAAAATAATATATATTTTATTACTTTCTTTATTTTATTATTTAATATTCAAATCACCTCTAACATAATTATTGGGGAGTTGTCCAACCTTCAATGTTTTTGTTAACATCTCCCTGTACACCAAGTTCAGCACTTCCATATTTAACTCCTAGCCCTTTCCATATAAGACTAAATGTAACATCGGATGTAGCCCATGCTTTTTGTGAATTATAATCTAAAGATACATCACTCCAATTAGTATCTAAAAGAGGACTGTAATTTTTCCCTGTATATGCGTTACCATCATCTACAGATAAAACTTCATCACCATTATGAGTATATTTTACCCATATTATGGCTTGAAAAACATCAACATCAAAAAGTGTGATAGCATCTTTATATGTTCCTGTTACTTTATGTTCTTGAGCATCTCCATAAGATGATTTACTAATACTATTACTTTTATTTGACTTATCAGTATCTTCAACATTTGAACTTACTGTAACTTTTATATCGTCATTATATTTAAAAACCTTATTAGATGTTGATTGACTTGAACTATTAAGAGAAGCTAAAGATGACTTTTTAACCTCTTGTTTTACAGCATTATTTGCAGTCTTAATAGCATTAGACATAATTTCTGGATTGTTAAGATATTCAATAAATTTATCTTGTTTTTCTTTTGTTAATGCTTTAAATTGACTTAATGCAGTTTTTAAATCAGCTTTTTCACTTCCAGTAGATTTTTTTATTTTTTCGTTAAACCATGAAATATAAGAATCTTTTGTTAGTGTATTGTTTTTAATAGAAGATTTAATTAAAGTCCCATTTGTAGTAGTTGCAAATGCAGGAATAGAAGTTGTCCCAATTACAGTCGTTAAGATTGCTACAACTGCCAATAGTTTTATTTTTGTTTTTTCATATTCTTTTCATTCCTTCCTTTTTATGATTATATTTCCTATTATATACCTATTTTTTATAAAATTCAATATTATGTATTATTATCCATAATGATTCTATAATCAAAATATTAAAATAAGTTTCAAATAACCTTTATAGTACTTAGAGTTTAGATATTGTAGGTTTAATGTGGGGTTTATCAAAAATGTTAGTGACACCACTAACAAAGCCAATAAAAATATAAATAATTAATATTGTATAATATCTAATTATTAAGAATTTTTATGCTTACTTTGCTTATATGTAGCTTATGTAACAAGTGGTTTGTAATCCATAATGCACTAGATAGTTTCTATTTGAGATACTTCTAATAAAAGACTTGAAATTTACTAAATAATTTTAAAAGTTAAGCTTGATTTTAGAATTAAGGCTTGCTATTGTTGAGGAGTTTTTCAGATTTTGGATATAAGAAAGCCGATATTTCACGACTTTATCATTGTTGAGTCTGTTTACGAGTTTCATCAACAAGCCTACATATTGTTACTAGACACTAACAACCCTGTCCATATGTAAGTAGCATCAATTGTTATTCCACCACCCTAATTATAAAGCCTTTGGGCATTGGCTCTAAGGTAATTGCTCCCCATAAACTTTACTGCATCGGCTTTATGTAACCTATGGGATATTTTATACTTGTCCCACCGCATAGCAAGTAAAGTTCACCTTAAAATTTTGCGAACTAAATAAACCATAGCATCTTTATTTTTTGAAAAATTTGTGATATCATAATTTTATCGAGATTATGTTACCATTTGAATAAGATGGTACAGATTATAAACTATATTTAATTGTAGTTTAGGTAGATAGATTACTCTCCAAAGTAACCTATCTATTTTTTATTTAATCTAATGTCTTCTTATCTTGTGGTATAACTATTTCTAACACTATTCCCCTACTTTCTTAGATTCATCAAAGGACTAGTTCTTACACTCATCTCAACGATGTCCCCATCATTTATAGACTGCAAATATCGCTTGGTTATAGATATATTTTCATGTCCTAGTAATCTACTAAGTGAATATACGTCAAGACCATTTCTGAGTTGTGCTTGAGCGAAATAATGTCTGCATGTGTGAGGGCTACACCTCAAGTCTTTCCTAATGTTAGCTTTCTTCCCACATATCTTAACAACTCTTTCAATCCCTTCAACTGTTAATGCTTTAAACCTATAAGATAAAAAGAATGGTGTGCTATCGTCTATAATTCTATCTTTAAACCTATTGTCTCTACATCTTACATATCTTAGAATCAACTTCTTTACATAAGGACTAATTGCAACCATCCTTTGCTTATTTCCCTTACCATTTTTTATAAGTAAATTATTTTCTCTAACATCTGAATTTTTTATTGAACATAACTCCAAACAACGTACTCCAGTGTCTAGCAAGAAAGCCATTATTAACTTGTTTCTAATTATTAGATAGTCACTTCCTGTATAAACTTTCATCATTCTCTCTACTTCTTCATTTGTAAATGCATTTATTAATGTTTTCTTTTCTCTTAACCAGCTTATATTAATCATAGGATTAGTTTCTATGGCATCTTCTTTCACTGCATACTTAAAAAATGCTCTAAAGGACTTTATAACCCCATTAATATAGATAACTTTATTTCCTTTAACTTGTAAAAATTTTATATATGCTTTTATATGAACTGTCTTTATCTTTTCAATATTCTTCAAATCAAATTTCTTCTCTATAAAAGTAAACATTAATAAATTATTATTTCTATAGCTCTTTATAGTTCTTGGACTGTAATTTTGTATTTGTAGTTCTAAAATAAATTCTTCCAATAAATCTTTTAACAGCAAAAAAACCACTCCCTATCTGTTTAGATAGAAAATGGTTTTTAAAACATAACATACATCAATCTATTTTACAAAATTTAATGTACATCGTAATCAATATTAGTCTTTACAATTTTTCACAAACCTTTGAAATCAAGTCGTACCAATTACTTTAACCTACTATTCATCCCATCCTTCTGGGAATTCAGCGTTGTGATACACCTCTTGAACATCATCATCTTCATCAAGTAAGTTTAACATCTTTTGGAATTTCTTTGCTTCATCTTCATTAATTGCTGTATAAGTATCTGGAATCATCTTAACAGCTGCCTCTAGGAATTCAATTCCTTCTGCTTCTAATGCTTCTCTAACTGTCCCAAAATCTTCTGGCAACGTTGTTACTACAAATACTTCTTCTTCATCAGCTGAGAAATCTTCTGCTCCTGCATCTAAAGCCAGCATCATCATTTCTTCTTCATCCCTATCACCTTTTTCAATGATAAGTTCTCCCTTTTCTTGGAACATGAATGCTACACAACCAGATGTTCCCATATTTCCGCCACCTTTAGTAAATGCACTTCTTACATTTCCAGCAGATCTATTTTTATTATCAGTAAGAGTTTCAACTATTACAGCTACCCCACTAGGGCCATAACCTTCATAAACTATATTTTCATAATTAACTGATGACAATTCACCAGATGCTTTTTTAATTGCTTTTGCTATTGTATCATTAGGCATATTCGCAGCCTTTGCTTTTGCAATTACATCTCTTAATTTTGCATTTGTATCTGTACTAGCTCCACCATTTTTAACAGCCACAACAATTTCTTTACCAAGCTTAGTAAATACCTTTCCTCTTGCTGCATCTGTCTTACCTTTTTTTGCTTGAATGTTATGCCACTTTGAGTGTCCTGACATATGCTTTCCTCCTTACTTTATTTCCTGTAATTTGCTTAATTATAGTAGATTTAATCAATCAACTTGAAAATTAAACCATCAAATATTATACCATGTAATCTATGAATTTACAATTTCCATATTATATTCACTCATTAAAAAACATGTGTTACCGGTCACACATGTTCTTTATTTTCTTAATTCCCATCACTTTCTTTACATTCATCAAAACTAACACTTATATTTCTCCCCATATCTTTAGCCTTATAAAGCGCCATATCAGCTTTTTTTAGTCCATCTATCAGCAGCTGATCACTTTCACTGAACTCATACACCCCCAAACTCACAGTCACTTTCCCATAGATTCCATCTTTTATTTCATATTCTGATTTTTCAACTGTTTCTCTTATAAGTTCAGCAATCTTCTTCGCATTTTCTAAATCTAATTTAGGGAGTAAAATCAAAAATTCTTCTCCACCATACCTTCCAACGAATCCAATATCCTTAATTTGTTTTTTAGATATTTTAGCTATTCCTTTAAGTACAATATCACCAACATAGTGTCCATAAGTATCATTAATTTTTTTAAAATAATCTACATCCATCATTATTATCGATAGTTTACTATTGGTTTTAGATCTATTTCTGACTAATTCTTCACCTTGTCTTATAATTTTATTACGATTTAGAATTTTTGTAAGCATATCATTATTGGCAAAATAATTCACTTCATCGAAGAGCTTTCCATTTTCAATTGCAATAGCAATATACGAAGCCAATATTCTCAATGCAAATATATCACTACTTGCATAAACATTTTTTGCATTGCTTTGTACTGTTAAAACTGCTATCGGCTTATCCTCTAATAAAATTGGTAGATATATTATTGAAGCAGGATATTTATCTATTCTTTCTATATCCAAAGGTAATATATCAACATACTTCCAATATTCATTGACAATGTCATTTATCACAACTTCTTTTTTAGTTAAAAAACTATACACACCCAAACTTGCTTTGTTATCAAGAGATAATTCCTTATATTCAACTTCTTCTCCTTTTTCTATAAAAGTCTCATAAACAAGTCTATTTTTTTCCTTATTATATAAACCAACCCCAACCACATCTGCTGCTACAACTTTTCCAATTTCATTATAAATCAATCTTACAAGCTGCTTCATCCCTAAGCTTGCGGTTATTTTTCTACCTACTGTTGATATCAAATCCATTTTTTTATATAAGGATTTATAGGTTTTAGCTTCCTTAGCTGCACTCTTATATCTTAAAATAGAAAGACATAAATTGCTATGATTTGTATTTGCTTCTTTTTTATATTCATCATATTTTTCAAAGGCTTTATATGCTTTTTCAAAGTCACCCATATTACTATAAATATTCTTAAGCATTTCATAAGCTTGAACTCTGAACTTTATATAAGAAGCTAGATTTTCATCATTAATTGCAATAAATAATTTTTCTTTTGCTAATTCATATTGTTTTAAATTAAAATAGCACTTTGCCCATCTTATAGCAGTCTTAATTTTATAAAAAGAATCATTATTTTCTGTAGTAATTTTAATTATTTCTTCAAATTCCTTTATAGCTTCTTCAATATTTCCTACTCGATAATTTATTAATGCTCTTGTGCCCATAAATTCTTCTCTATCTATTATATAATTAATTCCATTCATAATAGTTAATGCTGTATTACAATATTCATAAGCCTCATTATAATCTCCATTATATAGAGCACACTTGGATAAAACACTAAGTATTACAACTTCACTTTCAGGAGCAAGATTATAATTATCATTTTTTAATCTTTCCACTAAATCCAAAGCTTCATCATAGTTTTCGCTTTCAACATAAGTTTCAGCGGTATTCAAAAGTAAAGAAACCAAATTTTTTTCATCTTCTTCTTCAGTAGCTAATTCTATTCCTCTCATTCCATTTCTTATTGCTAGTTCTAATTCTCCTAAATTCAAATAATCTGAAAGCAGAGCATTACAAGATACAATTATTCCTTCTACACATTGCTCTTTTTCAAAGAAATCATTAGCAATCAAATGAGTAGTAGATGCTTTCAAAAAATCATTAGCACAATTTTCACACCAACCAATATAAGTTAAACACCAATGTTCAGCAAATTTATACTTCCACTTTCGGGTTAGTTCAAGAATATATTCAAGGACCTCTTTTACATATTTGAAATCTGACATCATATTCTTTATAGCATAATTTCTAAAATACTGAATATAATTCTCATCTTTTTTCAACTTTTCGATATGTTCATAAAATTCCATATATTTATACATCGTAAGCCCCCATTTATCTTAATTCATTTTAAGCTTCAAAGTTCTTTATATAGCCTATTTCCTTCTTTAAAATAAATCCCTGCCTCACTTTCATGAATTATTATTTTCCCATTAGCAGCCTCAATCATTTCATTTTTAATATCTTCAGAAAGTGTTTTTTCCGATAAAATGTGAACTATTACTTTATCGGTATACTCTGTTTCCTCTATATGCAAGTTCTTTTGAGAACATAAATGTTGAATTTTTCCAAATAAATCATATTCCATTTCAAAACTCAATTTAATACCATCAACTTTTTCTACTATTCCAGCAGCTTTTATTGCTATGCTTGCACCTTTTGTATACGCTCTGGTTAATCCACCAGTTCCTAAAAGTATCCCACCAAAGTATCTGGTAACAACTATTGCGCAATCTGTTACTCTGCTTTTTTTCAACACTTCAAGTATAGGTATTCCTGCGGTACCTTGTGGCTCCCCATCATCAGAATATTTTTGTATATTCATATTTTGTCCAATTATGTAAGCTGAGCAATTATGTCTTGCCTGCTTATGCATATTCTTTATCTCTGCTATAAAAGCCTTTGCCTCTTCCTCAGTCTCCACTCTCTTTGCATAGCCAATAAATTCCGACTTCTTTTCTTCAAACCTATCTTCACCTAAACCTCTTATTGTAATGTAAGACATCTCTATTTACTCCTTTTCATTATTTTACCCATATAAATTTCAAATAGTAGTACTCAATTTTAGATCTTCTAAAAGTGAATTAAAGAAAAATCTTACTTATGAGGTTCTTTTAATAGTAACAACTCCTCTTTTAATATTGTTAATCCTTTTTTAATTTTAGCTTCATTTGTCTGATAAAAGGATATTCTAAAAGAGTCTTGTCCTTGATCTTGTACTGTAAAAAACATAGCTCCAGGTGTAATGTATACTTTTCTTTTCTTTAGGCGAGTGAAAAGTTCTGTTGTATTTATTTTAAAATTTTCCCTTAATGTTATATAAAAATTCAACCCACCTTTAGGTTCTTTGTATACTAATATATCCTTAAAGTCCTTGTTTAGCAAGTCTTTCATACAATTATATCTTTTTATATATTCATCATTTAAATTTTTAATATTATTTTTCCATTTCTCACCTGAAATATATGATTCTAAAGCTCTCTGCATTAGACTTGAAGTAGTTATATCCGTATTATGCTTTGAATTTTGAAGAGTTTCTCTGAAAATTGTAGGTGCTATTAAATAACCTAAGCGTATTCCAGGAAGAAAGATTTTAGAAAAACTTTTTATATATATTACCCTATCTTTTTTATCAAGCCATTTAAATGGAATATATTCTAAAGAACTTTCATATATGAGTTCAGACAAATAATCATCTTCAATTATGTAAAAATCATAAATTTCAGCAAGTTCTAAAATTCTTTTTTTCTTTTCTAAACTATAACTTATTCCTGTAGGATTCTGAAAATAGCTCATTGTATAAAAACATTTTATTTCATTCTTTTGGAGTATTTTTTCGAATTTATCTAAATTCACGCCATCTTCTTCAATTGGAACCTCAAATAAATTAACCTTTCTCCACTTAAAGACTGATAATGCCCCTACATAAGTTGGCTTTTCAACTATTATATTATCATTAATATTTAATATTCCTTTTGATGCTATATCAATTCCTTGCTGAGCTCCTGATACAATTATCACATCTTCATTTTTTAATTTGTCATTCCAAAAAACTTTATTAATTGTAGCTATTAGTCTTTCATATCCATTTCTATTATCTGAAAATAGAGCTTTTGCACCATCTCTTTCTAGTACTTCATTAATAATAGTCTTTAAATCATCAATAGGAAATAATATTTCACCTGTAGTTTCACCTGTAAAATCTATCACTTTTTCTAAATCTTCTGTAGATATCTTTTTTAATGCATTTGAATATTCTTTTCTTAAACTAGAAGCAACTTCTTTTCTTTTAGCATAACTTCCACTTCCAACCTTTTGGTATGCATACCCCTCAAGCTTAAGTTTATTATATGCACTAACTATTGTTACATTGTTAACTCCAAGCTTCTTTGATAAATCCCTTATGGTTGGAAGCTTATCCCCTTCTTTTATTTTCCGCTTGTCAATTAAATTCTTTATATAATTAGCTACCTGAACGTATTTTGGTGTCTCATCTTCTTTAAATTTAAAATTTTTATAGATATCCATAATTTCGCTCCTGTCACAAAACCATTCAAATGATTATATACCAATTGTCAATACTCAATTAACTTTGAAATCCATTAAGAATTTCTCAAATTGAGATGTACAATCTTTATTTCAAATTATATGTAAACTTTATATGAATATACATTTTCACATACTAAATTTTCATTAAATGGCAGTTCCAAATTTTTAGTATCCTTTATTATTAAATTTCTTTTATATAATTCCTTTAAAATATCTTCTATTTTTATATCAAATTCTTTAAAGAGCTGGCTGTTCTTTATTTCATATGAACTTATAAATATCCCTTTATCGTATAGATAATCTAACAAAAGTTTAGCCGCCTCAGCTATATTTTCATCTAAAAAATCATTTATATAATCAATACTATACTGTATATTTTCCTTTGTACATTTATTATTATACAGTTCCTTTATTAATTTATTAAAAGTATTATTCAAATTCATAACCATTTTAACTGCATCCTTAACTACACTATACCCATTTAAGTTTAAGTATAATTTAGCAAAACTATCTAATGCCCTAATTATCACTTCGTAGCAAGTAAATATACTATCATTTTGTAAATACTTTTTAGTAACTCTAATATCCTTAATTATATTCCCCAAATATACTAAATCCCATATTTCTTTATACTTATCAGAACTATATTTTGCTTTATTAAAAATATTTTCTACCTCATCATCTCTTGAAAATATCATTTTAGAGGATATCAATAAATTTCTTATTTTTCCTTTATCTCCATCACAGTTATATAATTCCAAAAATCTTTCTCTACTTAGTACTTTCATATGTACAGGTATATCTAACATTTCTGAATATACATCTCTAACTTCATCAAAAACATCCTTATAGACTACAAATAAATCTATATCAGATTCTTCCCATAAATCTCCGCTAACTATACTTCCAAATGCAAATATAGCTAAAACTTTCATATTATCTTTTAATGTATTTATTAATTTCTCAGAGGATTTTTGATAATCCACTATGGATTTTGACATCTTATCTCCACCTTTTTGTCTAAGTAAATAGTATCTGTTTAAAACTCATTACCATTATAACTGAAACATGTATTTATTTAAAGAATTGTCTACTTAAAAATATTATAAAAAGATTCTTAAATAATTAAATCTAAGAATCTTCTTTATAATTAAATGGTGGACAATTTCTATCCATACTATCTATTTCTGAAACATATAATTTTATTCTTCTAGTTAAAGCTCCTAATAAATCTTCCACTTCGCCATTCATTCTATAACATAATTTAAATGCATTTTTAATTTCTTTTCTATCACCAAAGGTGTTAATATTTATATTTTGTGCAACAGTCGACATATTTGAAGCTGCAAAAGCTATAAGATTTACAGCATCAATCAAAGGCCTTACTTCCCTTGTAAAATATATATTACTTAATACTTCAACCCTAAGAGATGCTATATTATCTCTAGTTAAAGTAATAGATGATATAGCATCATTTAAATTTTTAAGATTATTTAAAAGTTCCTGCTGCTTTGCTTTTATTTCTTCATAGCATTGATTGACATCAGCAGATGTCGCATCTGATATATTAGTAGTTGTATCCTTTGCATCTGTTTCGTTTTTATTAGGCGCATCTTCAGAAGTATTTTCCGCACTACCTTCTGATATATTTTTTGTATTAGCATTTGAATTTTGTTCTTGCTTAGTACCAAAAAAGATCTCGGCAATTTCATCATAACTGTCTTTTTGCTTGCTTTGTTCTTTGGATAAATTAGATTCATTATTCTTTGCTCTATTCTTTTTTGATTTTCCTTTTTTAGAACCACGCTTAGAATGTCTTTTACCCATAACTATGAATTCCTTAATTAATACTTATATATAATATATTAATTAAGCTTAATTTTTATTCTTTAGTCATATATTCAACTGTTTTGTTATAAACTTCATCATCTACTTCTGCAATCATAAAAGTACCATTTTCTTTATACTCTTCTTCAAGCACCCTTGCATTTCTATGCAAATATGATTGAACATC
The window above is part of the Clostridium saccharoperbutylacetonicum N1-4(HMT) genome. Proteins encoded here:
- a CDS encoding transposase is translated as MGIGRPKGGSNRKWDKEDKLRIVKRYLNEGIGRIALAKEENISGGMLYIWIQKYLDEGEQGLVNNKKKGNHYAAIHTSKTLSEVDRLRLIVAKQEVEIERLKKGYLVKGAGANKEFVITKDVSLK
- a CDS encoding tyrosine-type recombinase/integrase, which produces MLLKDLLEEFILELQIQNYSPRTIKSYRNNNLLMFTFIEKKFDLKNIEKIKTVHIKAYIKFLQVKGNKVIYINGVIKSFRAFFKYAVKEDAIETNPMINISWLREKKTLINAFTNEEVERMMKVYTGSDYLIIRNKLIMAFLLDTGVRCLELCSIKNSDVRENNLLIKNGKGNKQRMVAISPYVKKLILRYVRCRDNRFKDRIIDDSTPFFLSYRFKALTVEGIERVVKICGKKANIRKDLRCSPHTCRHYFAQAQLRNGLDVYSLSRLLGHENISITKRYLQSINDGDIVEMSVRTSPLMNLRK
- a CDS encoding YebC/PmpR family DNA-binding transcriptional regulator; protein product: MSGHSKWHNIQAKKGKTDAARGKVFTKLGKEIVVAVKNGGASTDTNAKLRDVIAKAKAANMPNDTIAKAIKKASGELSSVNYENIVYEGYGPSGVAVIVETLTDNKNRSAGNVRSAFTKGGGNMGTSGCVAFMFQEKGELIIEKGDRDEEEMMMLALDAGAEDFSADEEEVFVVTTLPEDFGTVREALEAEGIEFLEAAVKMIPDTYTAINEDEAKKFQKMLNLLDEDDDVQEVYHNAEFPEGWDE
- a CDS encoding sensor domain-containing diguanylate cyclase, translated to MYKYMEFYEHIEKLKKDENYIQYFRNYAIKNMMSDFKYVKEVLEYILELTRKWKYKFAEHWCLTYIGWCENCANDFLKASTTHLIANDFFEKEQCVEGIIVSCNALLSDYLNLGELELAIRNGMRGIELATEEEDEKNLVSLLLNTAETYVESENYDEALDLVERLKNDNYNLAPESEVVILSVLSKCALYNGDYNEAYEYCNTALTIMNGINYIIDREEFMGTRALINYRVGNIEEAIKEFEEIIKITTENNDSFYKIKTAIRWAKCYFNLKQYELAKEKLFIAINDENLASYIKFRVQAYEMLKNIYSNMGDFEKAYKAFEKYDEYKKEANTNHSNLCLSILRYKSAAKEAKTYKSLYKKMDLISTVGRKITASLGMKQLVRLIYNEIGKVVAADVVGVGLYNKEKNRLVYETFIEKGEEVEYKELSLDNKASLGVYSFLTKKEVVINDIVNEYWKYVDILPLDIERIDKYPASIIYLPILLEDKPIAVLTVQSNAKNVYASSDIFALRILASYIAIAIENGKLFDEVNYFANNDMLTKILNRNKIIRQGEELVRNRSKTNSKLSIIMMDVDYFKKINDTYGHYVGDIVLKGIAKISKKQIKDIGFVGRYGGEEFLILLPKLDLENAKKIAELIRETVEKSEYEIKDGIYGKVTVSLGVYEFSESDQLLIDGLKKADMALYKAKDMGRNISVSFDECKESDGN
- a CDS encoding YigZ family protein, whose product is MSYITIRGLGEDRFEEKKSEFIGYAKRVETEEEAKAFIAEIKNMHKQARHNCSAYIIGQNMNIQKYSDDGEPQGTAGIPILEVLKKSRVTDCAIVVTRYFGGILLGTGGLTRAYTKGASIAIKAAGIVEKVDGIKLSFEMEYDLFGKIQHLCSQKNLHIEETEYTDKVIVHILSEKTLSEDIKNEMIEAANGKIIIHESEAGIYFKEGNRLYKEL
- a CDS encoding PLP-dependent aminotransferase family protein, with protein sequence MDIYKNFKFKEDETPKYVQVANYIKNLIDKRKIKEGDKLPTIRDLSKKLGVNNVTIVSAYNKLKLEGYAYQKVGSGSYAKRKEVASSLRKEYSNALKKISTEDLEKVIDFTGETTGEILFPIDDLKTIINEVLERDGAKALFSDNRNGYERLIATINKVFWNDKLKNEDVIIVSGAQQGIDIASKGILNINDNIIVEKPTYVGALSVFKWRKVNLFEVPIEEDGVNLDKFEKILQKNEIKCFYTMSYFQNPTGISYSLEKKKRILELAEIYDFYIIEDDYLSELIYESSLEYIPFKWLDKKDRVIYIKSFSKIFLPGIRLGYLIAPTIFRETLQNSKHNTDITTSSLMQRALESYISGEKWKNNIKNLNDEYIKRYNCMKDLLNKDFKDILVYKEPKGGLNFYITLRENFKINTTELFTRLKKRKVYITPGAMFFTVQDQGQDSFRISFYQTNEAKIKKGLTILKEELLLLKEPHK
- a CDS encoding nucleotidyltransferase domain-containing protein, whose amino-acid sequence is MSKSIVDYQKSSEKLINTLKDNMKVLAIFAFGSIVSGDLWEESDIDLFVVYKDVFDEVRDVYSEMLDIPVHMKVLSRERFLELYNCDGDKGKIRNLLISSKMIFSRDDEVENIFNKAKYSSDKYKEIWDLVYLGNIIKDIRVTKKYLQNDSIFTCYEVIIRALDSFAKLYLNLNGYSVVKDAVKMVMNLNNTFNKLIKELYNNKCTKENIQYSIDYINDFLDENIAEAAKLLLDYLYDKGIFISSYEIKNSQLFKEFDIKIEDILKELYKRNLIIKDTKNLELPFNENLVCENVYSYKVYI